A section of the Engraulis encrasicolus isolate BLACKSEA-1 chromosome 8, IST_EnEncr_1.0, whole genome shotgun sequence genome encodes:
- the LOC134454513 gene encoding hereditary hemochromatosis protein homolog isoform X1, with amino-acid sequence MRCCLFVLLLLFRHPFHADLHFFHRRCVASQGTLYPKNIQFVMVDDIMVYYYLHDSVESSLPKWMNHSEGILLWREMTRNLKYNRYIMDNAVRITSKRFNHSHDHLYQAHGWCQWNEEDDSFSAAMGHAYDGKDFVSFHVPSRTWTAAVPEAVFYKRHREENIENLHDLIDAYESTCIRWLRKLVTFSAGERMGKVPETMLFESSSSPDSSREMVTCFATGFYPRALKMEWVNQTGHVMVDGVSGGEVLPNGDGTYQVRRSLKVPIGAEESRVYRCIVQHSGLDGNLSLTWEPKRRLRIHVGCIITAAMAVLALIVFIKRVMLTKTNVKDLHTTGENVSVQQNHANDILTSALNTALQSDN; translated from the exons ATGCGGTGTTGCCTTTTTGTTCTACTGTTATTGTTTCGCCATCCATTTCACGCAG ATCTACACTTCTTTCATCGACGCTGTGTGGCAAGCCAGGGAACATTGTATCCCAAGAACATTCAGTTCGTTATGGTAGATGATATAATGGTCTACTATTATCTTCATGATTCGGTCGAATCCTCACTACCAAAGTGGATGAACCATTCAGAGGGTATTTTGCTCTGGAGAGAAATGACAAGAAATCTGAAATACAACCGTTACATTATGGACAATGCTGTGAGAATAACAAGTAAACGCTTCAACCACTCGCATG ATCACCTTTACCAGGCCCATGGCTGGTGCCAGTGGAATGAGGAGGATGACAGCTTCTCTGCAGCCATGGGCCATGCGTACGACGGGAAAGACTTTGTTAGTTTCCACGTGCCATCCAGAACTTGGACAGCAGCAGTACCTGAAGCGGTGTTCTATaagaggcacagagaggagaaCATCGAGAACCTCCATGATCTGATTGACGCCTATGAGTCCACATGTATCAGGTGGCTGAGGAAATTGGTGACATTTAGTGCAGGGGAACGGATGGGAAAAG TTCCAGAAACCATGCTGTTTGAAAGTTCTTCCTCTCCTGACTCCTCTCGTGAGATGGTGACATGCTTCGCCACTGGGTTTTACCCCCGTGCTTTGAAAATGGAGTGGGTCAATCAAACTGGTCACGTGATGGTGGATGGGGTGAGTGGGGGAGAGGTGCTGCCCAATGGGGATGGCACATACCAGGTGAGACGAAGCCTTAAAGTGCCCATTGGAGCAGAGGAGTCCCGGGTGTACAGGTGCATCGTGCAGCACAGCGGCTTGGATGGAAACCTCTCTCTGACGTGGG AGCCCAAGAGGAGGTTGCGAATACATGTGGGATGCATCATAACAGCTGCCATGGCAGTGCTTGCTTTGATAGTGTTCATAAAAAGAGTCATGCTCACTAAAACCAATGTCAAGGATTTACACACAACAG GAGAAAATGTGAGCGTTCAACAGAACCATGCAAATGACATATTAACTTCTGCTCTCAACACGGCTCTTCAATCTGACAATTAG
- the LOC134454513 gene encoding H-2 class I histocompatibility antigen, K-B alpha chain-like isoform X2 codes for MRCCLFVLLLLFRHPFHADHLYQAHGWCQWNEEDDSFSAAMGHAYDGKDFVSFHVPSRTWTAAVPEAVFYKRHREENIENLHDLIDAYESTCIRWLRKLVTFSAGERMGKVPETMLFESSSSPDSSREMVTCFATGFYPRALKMEWVNQTGHVMVDGVSGGEVLPNGDGTYQVRRSLKVPIGAEESRVYRCIVQHSGLDGNLSLTWEPKRRLRIHVGCIITAAMAVLALIVFIKRVMLTKTNVKDLHTTGENVSVQQNHANDILTSALNTALQSDN; via the exons ATGCGGTGTTGCCTTTTTGTTCTACTGTTATTGTTTCGCCATCCATTTCACGCAG ATCACCTTTACCAGGCCCATGGCTGGTGCCAGTGGAATGAGGAGGATGACAGCTTCTCTGCAGCCATGGGCCATGCGTACGACGGGAAAGACTTTGTTAGTTTCCACGTGCCATCCAGAACTTGGACAGCAGCAGTACCTGAAGCGGTGTTCTATaagaggcacagagaggagaaCATCGAGAACCTCCATGATCTGATTGACGCCTATGAGTCCACATGTATCAGGTGGCTGAGGAAATTGGTGACATTTAGTGCAGGGGAACGGATGGGAAAAG TTCCAGAAACCATGCTGTTTGAAAGTTCTTCCTCTCCTGACTCCTCTCGTGAGATGGTGACATGCTTCGCCACTGGGTTTTACCCCCGTGCTTTGAAAATGGAGTGGGTCAATCAAACTGGTCACGTGATGGTGGATGGGGTGAGTGGGGGAGAGGTGCTGCCCAATGGGGATGGCACATACCAGGTGAGACGAAGCCTTAAAGTGCCCATTGGAGCAGAGGAGTCCCGGGTGTACAGGTGCATCGTGCAGCACAGCGGCTTGGATGGAAACCTCTCTCTGACGTGGG AGCCCAAGAGGAGGTTGCGAATACATGTGGGATGCATCATAACAGCTGCCATGGCAGTGCTTGCTTTGATAGTGTTCATAAAAAGAGTCATGCTCACTAAAACCAATGTCAAGGATTTACACACAACAG GAGAAAATGTGAGCGTTCAACAGAACCATGCAAATGACATATTAACTTCTGCTCTCAACACGGCTCTTCAATCTGACAATTAG